A single region of the Oncorhynchus keta strain PuntledgeMale-10-30-2019 chromosome 4, Oket_V2, whole genome shotgun sequence genome encodes:
- the LOC127929828 gene encoding ectodysplasin-A-like produces MVINGFVDKTTTRDFQPAVVHLQGQETTIQVKEDLSEGVLRNWKMVSIHHRVFKMHSRSGQLEVLLDGIYFIYSQVYYLNFTDIASYEVMVDSTPFLRCTCSMETGQRKFNTCYTAGVSLLRAGQRISIRMVYDDTLISMTNHTTFLGSVRL; encoded by the exons ATGGTAATTAACG GATTCGTTGATAAAACCACAACAAGAGACTTCCAG CCTGCTGTGGTTCATCTACAAGGACAGGAAACCACTATTCAGGTTAAGGAAG ACCTGTCTGAAGGTGTCTTGAGGAACTGGAAGATGGTGTCGATCCACCACCGTGTCTTCAAGATGCACTCTCGCTCCGGACAACTGGAGGTCCTACTGGACGGCATCTACTTCATATATAGTCAG GTGTACTATCTGAACTTCACGGACATTGCCAGCTACGAGGTGATGGTAGACTCCACCCCCTTCCTGCGTTGTACCTGCAGCATGGAGACGGGGCAGAGGAAGTTCAACACGTGCTACACGGCGGGGGTCAGCCTGCTGAGGGCGGGACAAAGGATCTCCATCAGGATGGTCTATGATGACACGCTGATCAGCATGACCAATCATACTACGTTCCTGgggagcgtcaggctg